The Cardiocondyla obscurior isolate alpha-2009 linkage group LG20, Cobs3.1, whole genome shotgun sequence DNA segment aagagCGACGGGTCTTTGCTCTTCAAGCGAAGCGGTCGCACGCGCGTGATTTGTTCCATCGCGCAGATTCTGCTATGGAACTGCAGGAGATGTTCCGCTATGGATACATGTTCCCGCCGCGCGAGGACGAGCCGCTCGTATCAGCCTGCGCGTACCTGGATTTGCCGAGTTACGCGAAGACGACGAGTAAGACGGTCGGTCTCCCGCCCGTGAGCACCCTCGCTGTGCCGCAAAGTCTCGTCTACGATAGCAGTAACTGTAGCGACGGCTGGCACACCCCCAGTCCTACCGCTAGTTTGCGCTCCGTTAGTCCCGCCACTACATTGTCAATCTCGTCGGAACCGGAAACGATTAATAGCGCCCCGACATATCGGCTGCTAGGCTCGACCGTGAAAGATAAGAGAAACGCGACGACGAAAAGAGGATCGCTCACCCTGGCAGGTATCACGAGCAAGCGGCTGCACGTTGACACGATGGATCATTTCGTGGCCGAAGAAATGATCCATCTGG contains these protein-coding regions:
- the Ato gene encoding pancreas transcription factor 1 subunit alpha; its protein translation is MELQEMFRYGYMFPPREDEPLVSACAYLDLPSYAKTTSKTVGLPPVSTLAVPQSLVYDSSNCSDGWHTPSPTASLRSVSPATTLSISSEPETINSAPTYRLLGSTVKDKRNATTKRGSLTLAGITSKRLHVDTMDHFVAEEMIHLDGEREDAEEIVTLDPDKARSCHGSVISNSSSGLSDRTLDGDSEEDPDDVSDGGGDHPENAHVTSGARDPRRRGKYVNSTIVRKRRLAANARERRRMQNLNKAFDRLRAYLPSLGNDRQLSKYETLQMAQSYITALYDLLQ